The proteins below are encoded in one region of Bifidobacterium catenulatum DSM 16992 = JCM 1194 = LMG 11043:
- a CDS encoding HAD-IC family P-type ATPase — translation MSESRTMPPIEETGLTQGEVIALRESGLNNTVKASTSRSLVDIVRANVFTLFNGIIFAAMVMVLITGSWRDAVFGLIIIINTGIGICTELKAKRTLDKLSILVASDYLVHRDGKDVEVPHNDIVLGDLMWIRSGEQVPADAQIVHTWGLELDESMLTGESRTVRKGEGCDIFSGSTAISGMALVKVIAVGEHSYAAKLTAQAKVYKKTVSDLNKGINTILKFMTFLVVPLCVLLIWSQARTVGGWNVAISTGEWRSAVISAVAGVVGMIPEGLVLLTSLNFALAAIRLARKNTLVQELESVETLARVDCLNLDKTGTVTDGTIRLDSVKLLDIRSSGIMCGNVNEHDVRQALFDLSNEGQPNGTGQAILSGLREQGFVDGTVEARVPFSSARKWSSIYDGNAVWTMGAPEVILSQIDGDHADILKQVNDFANDGNRVLLVARIDGAAPDDYETNPKLNPASCPIALVCCSEHIRADAEETLAWFREQGVRCRVISGDNPVTVGAIARKVHLTGEHEPRFMDARELPADITELAQVLENVDVLGRVLPDQKKAIVEALHAGEHVVAMTGDGVNDALAIKEADLGIAMGNAAPATKAVAQVVLVDSKFSHLPDVVARGRQVMANMERVASLFLVKTVYSALISLGVVLTQIPFPYLPRHITYVGGLTIGIPAFILALAPNTRRYIPGFLKRVLHFAVPCGVAVGLSILSTSWLLPIFMKWDVQDSGAQLAMLRGVNAIILLMMGVFVLARVAKPLHSWRGILVLAFAAIGFGGMLVKPVADFFALVVPTGQMLAATMVAMVLSALVFLVCLRLVPKILSIVPYFKKTRQS, via the coding sequence ATGAGCGAAAGTCGAACAATGCCTCCCATCGAAGAGACGGGGCTCACACAAGGCGAAGTGATTGCCCTCAGAGAAAGCGGACTGAATAACACAGTCAAAGCATCGACCTCGCGTTCTCTTGTCGACATTGTGCGAGCCAACGTGTTCACCCTGTTCAACGGCATCATTTTCGCCGCCATGGTCATGGTGCTGATTACCGGGTCGTGGAGAGATGCGGTGTTCGGTCTGATTATCATCATCAATACCGGTATCGGCATCTGTACCGAGCTGAAAGCCAAACGTACGCTTGACAAACTATCGATTCTGGTGGCCTCCGATTACCTTGTGCATCGCGACGGCAAAGACGTTGAAGTACCGCACAACGATATCGTGCTCGGTGATCTCATGTGGATTCGCTCCGGCGAACAGGTACCCGCGGATGCGCAGATCGTGCACACTTGGGGACTGGAACTGGATGAATCCATGCTTACCGGCGAATCACGGACCGTACGCAAAGGCGAAGGCTGCGACATTTTCTCCGGATCCACCGCCATCTCCGGCATGGCATTGGTGAAAGTCATCGCCGTAGGAGAGCACAGTTACGCGGCCAAACTTACCGCACAGGCGAAGGTCTACAAGAAAACCGTATCTGACCTCAACAAGGGCATCAACACGATTCTGAAATTCATGACCTTCCTGGTGGTGCCGCTCTGCGTACTGCTCATCTGGTCGCAGGCACGCACTGTTGGCGGCTGGAATGTGGCCATTTCAACCGGCGAATGGCGTTCCGCGGTCATTTCCGCAGTGGCCGGTGTGGTCGGTATGATTCCTGAAGGCCTGGTGTTGCTCACCTCGCTGAATTTCGCGCTCGCAGCCATTCGTTTGGCACGTAAGAACACGCTGGTGCAGGAGTTGGAATCCGTGGAGACTCTCGCTCGTGTGGATTGCCTGAACCTTGACAAAACCGGTACTGTCACCGACGGCACCATCCGACTTGATTCCGTGAAATTGCTGGATATTCGAAGCTCCGGCATTATGTGCGGTAACGTGAATGAGCATGACGTCAGACAGGCTCTATTCGACCTATCGAACGAAGGGCAGCCCAACGGTACAGGGCAAGCGATTCTGTCTGGACTACGGGAACAGGGATTTGTGGACGGCACTGTCGAGGCACGAGTACCGTTCTCGTCGGCGCGCAAGTGGAGTTCGATCTATGACGGCAACGCAGTATGGACGATGGGTGCGCCGGAAGTCATTCTTTCCCAAATCGATGGCGACCATGCCGACATACTCAAGCAAGTCAATGATTTCGCCAACGACGGCAACCGTGTGCTGCTGGTCGCGCGAATTGACGGTGCAGCGCCCGACGATTACGAAACCAATCCAAAACTCAATCCGGCATCGTGCCCTATCGCATTGGTGTGCTGTTCCGAACATATTCGCGCCGATGCCGAAGAAACGCTTGCATGGTTCCGTGAACAGGGTGTGCGTTGCCGCGTCATCTCCGGCGACAATCCTGTAACCGTCGGCGCGATCGCAAGAAAAGTGCATCTGACTGGCGAACATGAACCACGATTCATGGACGCGCGTGAATTGCCTGCCGACATTACGGAGCTGGCACAAGTACTGGAAAACGTGGATGTGCTTGGGCGTGTGCTGCCCGATCAGAAAAAGGCGATCGTGGAGGCATTGCATGCGGGTGAGCATGTGGTAGCGATGACCGGCGACGGCGTGAACGACGCGCTCGCCATCAAAGAGGCCGATCTGGGTATTGCTATGGGCAATGCTGCTCCCGCCACCAAGGCCGTGGCGCAGGTGGTGCTTGTCGATTCGAAATTTTCACATCTGCCCGATGTGGTGGCGCGAGGGCGTCAGGTTATGGCCAATATGGAACGTGTGGCAAGCCTATTCCTCGTGAAAACCGTGTATTCCGCACTGATTTCGTTGGGTGTGGTGTTGACGCAGATACCATTTCCGTATCTGCCTCGCCACATCACATATGTGGGCGGATTGACGATTGGCATTCCGGCGTTCATTCTTGCGTTGGCACCGAACACGCGTCGTTATATTCCAGGATTTCTGAAACGCGTGCTGCATTTTGCTGTGCCCTGCGGTGTGGCGGTTGGATTGTCGATTTTGTCCACGTCGTGGCTGCTGCCGATATTCATGAAGTGGGATGTGCAGGATTCGGGTGCGCAGTTGGCGATGCTGCGTGGAGTCAACGCGATTATTCTGCTCATGATGGGAGTGTTTGTGCTTGCGCGTGTGGCAAAGCCGTTGCATTCTTGGCGTGGCATATTGGTATTGGCCTTTGCCGCAATTGGATTCGGAGGCATGCTCGTAAAACCGGTGGCGGATTTCTTCGCGCTGGTGGTGCCGACTGGGCAGATGCTGGCTGCGACGATGGTGGCAATGGTGCTTTCGGCGCTCGTGTTCTTGGTGTGTTTGCGTTTGGTACCGAAAATTCTGAGTATTGTCCCATACTTTAAGAAGACACGCCAGAGCTGA
- a CDS encoding type 1 periplasmic-binding domain-containing protein, producing the protein MPLFARHAFFGMTAIALSCVALSGCVPSNAAMGDTQSPDTAVAHSMEDRDSLSIAMIGSDDVTADSMAMGAMEAGKLKPVYITVSGTVDAQSTAQQGVRDMVQRKADLIIVAGIDVNEVNAENWNDALETARKAGVPVALLNPIAVPEDNKLYAATMTINDRMADATPLDDAVMAVANNDPHDREMLVTTIDH; encoded by the coding sequence ATGCCGTTATTCGCACGTCATGCGTTTTTTGGAATGACTGCGATTGCGTTGTCTTGCGTGGCGCTATCTGGTTGCGTGCCGTCGAATGCCGCGATGGGGGATACTCAATCTCCCGATACTGCGGTGGCACACTCCATGGAGGATCGTGACAGCCTGTCCATAGCCATGATTGGATCGGATGATGTCACCGCCGATTCCATGGCAATGGGTGCCATGGAAGCCGGTAAACTCAAGCCGGTGTACATTACCGTCTCAGGCACAGTGGACGCGCAATCCACCGCGCAGCAAGGCGTGCGTGACATGGTGCAACGCAAGGCCGACCTCATTATCGTCGCAGGAATCGACGTGAACGAAGTCAATGCCGAAAACTGGAATGATGCTTTGGAAACCGCAAGAAAAGCGGGCGTTCCAGTGGCGCTTCTCAATCCTATCGCCGTGCCGGAAGACAACAAACTCTATGCGGCGACCATGACCATCAACGACCGCATGGCCGACGCGACACCGCTCGACGACGCGGTCATGGCCGTAGCCAACAACGATCCCCACGACCGTGAGATGCTGGTGACTACAATCGACCACTGA
- a CDS encoding class I SAM-dependent RNA methyltransferase → MESTIRIERYADQGRCVGHIDGRVVFVRFALPGELVRVALDEPHDREDRFWTGEVVEVLEASEDRTDPIWSLAGPLAMGGGVGGADLVHVSLAGQLKWKATSVAEQMARLGHVDVEVPIERMPEDDAEQGLHWRTRIEMIADVDGRPSMRRRGTHVRVPIDTMPLASRTLLEVAEREHVWEGSFEPGSQIRLSVPEPRDNAPISDNYAVLVNGEVVAGSRELTEKVTVAGHEFEYNVDAGGFWQMHRHAPIALTNHVIDLVRGELDGAKSACLWDLYSGSGLFTLPLATLTAERTRMLSVEGGKTAVRNAQRNLRHIHLGNVDARVGDVAKTLANVRNDLAKPDVVVLDPPRAGARAKVCRQIAEVEAKSAVYIACDPASLARDTATLVSLGYELADIRAFDIYPMTHHVETVALFRKHEQ, encoded by the coding sequence ATGGAATCGACCATCCGCATTGAACGGTACGCCGACCAGGGTCGTTGCGTCGGTCATATTGACGGACGTGTTGTGTTCGTGCGATTCGCATTGCCCGGAGAACTGGTCCGTGTCGCATTGGACGAGCCGCATGATCGTGAGGACCGCTTCTGGACAGGCGAAGTGGTGGAAGTGCTCGAAGCGAGCGAAGACCGTACTGATCCAATATGGTCGTTGGCCGGCCCCCTTGCCATGGGCGGTGGTGTCGGCGGCGCTGACTTGGTGCATGTGTCGCTTGCCGGGCAACTGAAGTGGAAAGCCACGTCGGTGGCCGAACAGATGGCACGACTCGGCCACGTCGACGTGGAAGTGCCCATTGAGCGTATGCCGGAAGACGATGCGGAGCAAGGTCTGCATTGGCGTACTCGTATCGAGATGATCGCTGATGTTGACGGGCGTCCGTCGATGCGCCGTCGAGGCACGCATGTGCGCGTTCCGATTGATACCATGCCGTTGGCCAGCCGTACGTTGCTGGAAGTGGCCGAACGTGAGCATGTGTGGGAGGGGAGCTTCGAACCAGGTTCCCAGATTCGTCTATCCGTTCCGGAACCTCGCGATAATGCGCCGATTTCAGACAATTACGCAGTGCTTGTGAACGGCGAGGTGGTTGCTGGAAGCCGTGAGCTCACGGAAAAGGTGACTGTTGCCGGCCATGAATTCGAATACAACGTGGATGCAGGCGGTTTCTGGCAGATGCATAGGCATGCGCCGATCGCTTTGACCAACCATGTGATTGATTTGGTACGAGGCGAGCTTGACGGTGCCAAATCCGCATGCCTGTGGGATTTGTATTCCGGTTCGGGTCTGTTCACGCTGCCGTTGGCCACGCTGACGGCAGAGCGCACTCGCATGTTGAGCGTCGAAGGCGGCAAAACCGCGGTAAGGAACGCGCAACGTAATTTGAGGCATATTCATCTGGGCAACGTCGATGCGCGTGTGGGCGATGTGGCGAAAACACTTGCCAACGTACGCAATGATCTCGCCAAGCCAGATGTGGTGGTGCTTGATCCACCTCGTGCCGGCGCTCGCGCGAAAGTGTGCAGGCAGATTGCCGAAGTCGAAGCGAAAAGCGCGGTCTATATCGCATGCGATCCGGCAAGCCTCGCCAGAGACACCGCCACCCTCGTGTCACTTGGCTACGAATTGGCGGATATTCGCGCGTTCGACATTTACCCCATGACCCATCATGTGGAGACTGTGGCGCTGTTCAGAAAGCACGAGCAGTGA
- a CDS encoding DUF3159 domain-containing protein has translation MAETEAKKRTGLGALADAGNTDDFSVIDAIGGPRGVIESMLPGVVFVVLFVITSNLQLTIGVSAALAVLQVIVRLCQRQSVMGAVSGLLAVGICLIWAWNSHEARNYYMFGFLTNAFYVVLLTISLLARVPGLGLVIEFIRTLPTEHFRAWLADWRGDKALNRAYTIITALWIGVFALRLIVQVPLYLGNHVGWLGTARLLMGIPFWALAIWVSYLIVATPMHRHKMVQKTSEGDAEVAQNTEMREEH, from the coding sequence ATGGCTGAAACTGAAGCGAAAAAACGAACCGGTCTTGGTGCGCTTGCCGACGCCGGTAATACTGACGATTTTTCCGTGATCGACGCCATCGGAGGTCCGAGAGGCGTCATCGAATCGATGCTGCCGGGCGTCGTGTTCGTGGTGCTGTTCGTCATCACGTCCAATTTGCAACTGACCATCGGCGTGTCCGCGGCGTTGGCCGTGTTGCAGGTGATCGTGCGCCTGTGCCAACGACAGTCCGTCATGGGAGCGGTGTCAGGCCTGCTGGCAGTAGGTATCTGCCTGATTTGGGCATGGAACAGTCACGAAGCTCGTAACTATTACATGTTCGGATTCCTCACCAACGCCTTTTACGTTGTTTTGCTGACGATTTCACTGCTGGCCCGAGTGCCTGGCTTAGGATTGGTTATCGAGTTCATCAGAACGTTACCGACCGAACATTTTCGTGCCTGGCTTGCCGATTGGCGAGGTGACAAGGCGCTCAATCGCGCCTATACCATCATCACCGCGCTGTGGATCGGCGTGTTCGCGCTGCGTCTGATCGTGCAAGTGCCGCTCTATCTCGGCAATCACGTCGGCTGGCTGGGAACGGCGCGTCTGCTGATGGGCATTCCGTTCTGGGCACTCGCGATTTGGGTTTCGTATCTGATCGTGGCGACGCCAATGCACCGGCATAAGATGGTGCAGAAAACTTCTGAAGGCGATGCTGAGGTAGCACAAAACACTGAAATGAGGGAAGAGCACTGA